The proteins below are encoded in one region of Streptomyces roseirectus:
- a CDS encoding transglycosylase SLT domain-containing protein, with the protein MSFAAVRRIALSPKKALSTAAVATAAVGMALTAAPAHAASASVDSASEAKAIAKQLIPDSAQYNAFAHIVEHESGWDVDATNSSSGAYGLVQALPGSKMASAGSDWKTNAATQIKWGLDYMTSRYGSPAAAWSFWQSNGWY; encoded by the coding sequence GTGTCTTTCGCTGCCGTCCGCCGCATCGCCCTGTCCCCGAAGAAGGCCCTCTCCACCGCCGCCGTGGCCACCGCCGCCGTCGGCATGGCCCTCACCGCGGCCCCCGCCCACGCGGCGTCCGCGTCCGTGGACTCCGCCTCCGAGGCGAAGGCGATCGCCAAGCAGCTGATCCCGGACTCGGCCCAGTACAACGCCTTCGCGCACATCGTCGAGCACGAGTCCGGCTGGGACGTCGACGCGACGAACTCCTCCTCCGGCGCCTACGGCCTCGTCCAGGCCCTGCCCGGTTCGAAGATGGCCTCGGCCGGCTCCGACTGGAAGACCAACGCCGCCACGCAGATCAAGTGGGGCCTGGACTACATGACTTCGCGGTACGGCAGCCCGGCCGCCGCGTGGAGCTTCTGGCAGTCGAACGGCTGGTACTGA